TTAATATCACCCAAAGAAGCATCTTCATGCGATAAGTGTGGTGCAGAATCGCAGTCAACTCCTCAGATTCTGATATAAATTCACAAATATTGTGTGACCgaaaaattcaatcatcaaatGTCTTACTTCTTGACTCTAATAAAGGCTCATCGTGACTGCTCTTGATATGTGTGCgctttctctttacattcttaCTCCATCGTTCCAATATATATCTTGGTGCTACTTTATGTACTCGTTCAAAGATTAACGCACTCAAAGAATGATGGCACAATATCCCTCTTGACTCAAATAATAAGCACTGGCATTTTACTTCGCATGATATCGCGTCATATGTAACCACAAACTTATTGAATGTTGAGTTTGAAACATGTTTTACAATTTCATATGTCGTACAATCTAGAGCGAACTCTATTGATCTTGTGATGCAATTTATCTTTcctctaaattgtgcttaaacTTCCCTGCATTTCTCATGAGTATACACATGCTGAAATTGAGCTTCTATTGATAATTTTGTTGTACAAGGTATAACAGTATGAAATCTGCAACATTAGATTCTCTCTCTTTTTGCTCTCTACTTCCTAGGCAATTATCatattgttttatatattaGATCAATGAGCTATTGCCTGTAAtaaacttattaaaaaaaagcatGCATGCTCTTACtcttttgtgtgcttctcatccgaATCCAAAAGGAGTGATCAAGATAAACTGGAATTCAtaaatgacgattttaaaaaagctctaaaaataataaaatatgtaaattagAAACTGAATGCACCAAAACGTATACAGGTTCGCACCTTTATTACTGAAGCAAAACACATAAATATCCAAACACTAAAAATAACAACATCAATTAATCATAATATGCTAAATACACCACCTATAGATTATTGTGGGCATACAAGTCTCAATAGccatttgcatcgatgcacattGACCAGTAAGAATGCTTTTGGAGCATTTTctcccatgcaacgaagccaacattcaaataaccatttgaatgattgaatatccttatttttttatcaaagaacATCCAATAAGTGTAGAATGATCATGGTGATTCACATCAATAAAAGAACCAAAAACCAAATTATATATGAAGTTAAAAACACATAAACAAAATCAAGATTGCACCGAAAAAAGAATCTGACATGCACCGAAACTTGTTTCAAAAAgcacataaaccataaacaacaAATTACATGTTTGTATTGTACATGGTATCAAATGAAACAACATCTACAAAATACTCACAAGCAGTCCTGCTTCTTGCATCaacccaaaaaatatttttgattgagTGATCAATTTCAAGTTCAAACTCATAAAAGAAGTTTtgattattctcttttatttttaataagtatTTTCCAAATTCTTTGGCATTATCTAGTTTAGAAATATTATGGACTTTCCTCGTAATGTAATttctcacatctttttcaataaaacttaATTCACGATGACCCCCTATTGTTGCAACAAATGATTGATATGTTTTGATTGGTCTAATTCCAGCttcatcattattctcaattGTACAACGTACAAACATGCTTAACTGCCTATGTTATTTAAGCATCTTTGCTTGATTTGGACAACATGAATGTGAATGATACAAAACAATCTTTGAAATAACCCAAACACCAACATCTTCcaattatgtatataaattgTTGCAGGACAATTTAATCCAGCAGAGGGGTTTATCTTTTGAGTTGGAGATatgtttaattttcatttctccTCTCTATTGCATGTAATCAATTagttcttaatttcattttttatcctatttgtgTTCCTATTTTGGTAGAAAAACTTGCaagtttataataatatttatagaaTTTTGCAGCTTCTTCAAGTGTGTTAACATTCATTCCAACCTTGGGCACACATTGCTTTTTAACATCACACACAAAttgaaaaaatactaaaaacttATAAGCACGCACCGAGAACAATTCTAGATTACACAAAATTGTGTTTCAAAATGCACCAAAAATGACATTAAACGTAGCATAAAAGgattcataaataaataattcaaaactccttccactcaaattcaaaccttCAGCCATGAGCACTAATTTTCACAAAGAAAAACGAAATTATTCAACTCGTAGGAAAAACGACTACACGAGCATTAATTAGGAATGAAGCAAACTTCGtcaacttattcaatttaaaataataatctgATTCACCCTGGTTCAACTAATTTAAACTTGTATCAttcattattttcgaaaatgaaaaacCTGTTCAAATTTGATTTCCCTGTTTGATTTATAGAAAAATTTGGTCCAAATCTTTAAATCagatgaaaaaatagaaaatagagaaaacagagagaacgcagagaaatttgaaaaaaaaagaaatttgcaGAAAAAGAAACCGTTTACTTTAAAAAGAAGTTATATATAGTGGCACGTTTAGGCAAAAGATAGTTAGAGATAGTGGCGCATGGATGTAAATTAGGTTATACCAACTTGGTTGGGTAATAAACTTGGTTGTAGagtattattgaaaaaatattaactaaaaactgccaaaatttattattttttactttatttaatgCATCCTGtgataaataaatactaaataaagtaAATTTAAACTGTGTGAACAAATTGTTTTGTCTCACTACCATTTCTTACTATTACCATATGATTTGAAGTGGTAGTAAATGAGTAAAATCTTACATACGTGTGCGTGTGGTACTAGTGTGGAGTGATTAATAGGAGTGTTCATGGATCGGATCGTATCCGCAGATCCGCGGTAAATATCCGCACCTGATCCGAAAATTATAGATATGATCTGATCTGCAAATTGATCGGATTGAATAGGATCTGATCTGCACCCTTTAAGGATCAGATCACAGATATATGCTCTGCATCCGCGTATTCGATCCGCGGATCTACAGATCcacacaataataattaatatatatatatatatatatattagtattatatttactagtatgtatattttagttagtagttattattcatatattgtattattttatttttgttatttaggaaaagattgattaaaaatattttaggaataaataggtttaaaagtgtgaaaaaatatttttattgaattttttacataaaaatatgattaaaaagagaaggttcaattatgcggatatacccgatatccgatccgatccgcaaatgtacagatcggatcggatccgaCACTAAAAGATGTGGATATTATATCCGATCCAATCCAATGGGGATTGTTCTGATTGGATCAAATTTTCGGCCATATCCGATCTGATCCGCGTATAACCCTAGCAATTAATGCCACTTTTATTTTAACAGaaaaattttgagttaaattagagtgtaaaatatatatttttgtcgctaatgtttttaaattttttttaaaaatatccctaacgtttaattCGATTCAATTTTGTCTTTAACGTTTGAAATAACTTTCAATTTTACCTTTATAGTAGTCAACCGTTAGTCAACATATTTATTCCAATTTTAccgttaattatttttttattttcaatttcaaccCTAATTCTAACCACAAACCCATGTCTCTTAACTTTGAATCCTACCACCTCTGACCACTACCAATAGCCCAACACCTTTCACCTCCATTGTAACCACTCCCATAACATCCATGCCAATCTCTTGTAAGCTTTCATAACCTTTCTTCACTCATTTCCtacaaatttatcaaaaaaataagaCTTTAAAagaaccaaatttaaaattcctATGAATAATTTGCAAGTTTCTACACGACCCAAATTGCTGAAAGTTCAAATTTCAGACACAAATTGCGCCAATTGAAGCTTAAATTTCCAATCAGTAAAAACAGGTAACATAAAGCGTTGAGGGTGTGTGGTTGGgggaattataaataatttctaattttaagaTGGAAATATCATATTTCCATGTTTGGTTCAAAGTTTGAAAAGCTATCTCCAAGCAAGTTTGATTCCAGGGAACCAAAATACCATCATTTTAATTTCCATCTTCCCCCTAGGTATTTGATTCCCATGGGAATGGAATCTAAGTAATAAAGTGATACTTGAACCACACAAACATTGAGAAAAATAGGAAGATATGgcaagccatagatgtcatcaTGGACAAAAATGAGGAAGAAGTGAAGGACGCAAAGTGGGAACACACGTAGAGCTAGAGAGATAGCTCGGCGGgagtgacaaaaaaaatatgggAGTCCACGCCTCTATGCCTCTGGTCGTGATAATACATCGAGCGCTACTGTTGCCGGAGAACAATGTTGTGCCGCTACAAGTGTTGTTTGAGACTATCATTGTTATTGTTCCGCCTTGCCATGCGACGCCCTGTGCCACCCACAGAGTTGTTGCCGATGGCGTCTGCTCCTACTAAAGCAGTTTGCTGTTTTGCATCCACACCGTCTACCGCCATTTTTTGCTCCTGCTCAGCTATACCTCTGCTTGCTAGGATCGCTGCCGGAGGTGACAATGCGAGACAGATTCGGGAGGTGACATAAGGTGGAGACCCGGTCATAGGGGCGGAGAAGAAGAGGGAGGAGGAGGAGCGGCGATGACGCTCGAAAACGAGAGCAGAGAGTAAAAGGGAGGAGGAGGGTTGGCGGAGATATGATGGAGAAGATATGCAGAGGAGAGTAAAAAAAGAATTTCTGAGTTTGATAGTTTgaggagagaattgagtggaTGATAGTAAAAAGGGTTTAAGGGTAAAATTGGAATAAAAATGTTGACTAATACTTGCCTGTTTATAACTTAATAGttaggataaaattgaaatttatttcaaacgttaaaaacaaaagtaaatcgaattaaacgttaggagtagttttgaaaattttcaaaaaggttaGGGATAAAAAACATACTTTAccttaaatttgattaaaacttGGATTCTAAAGGACCTCCGAGGAGACAATGAGCTTTAgcgcatgattaaattagtatATTGATATATACTTTGACCAAAGCACGATTGTTAAAAATCAAGGTTATGAGAACTGGATCGGTCAATGAACTGATAAGATAATTGGTTCACTTGTTGAATGATCCGACCGGAGTTCAACTGGAGTTCAAtcagtttaattaaatattaaataaaattattaaaaaattcacatataattttaaatatttaaattcaataatttctaacctaataatattcaaaatttcacaaatttacctaataaattatctataatttatcaataaaaatttgtaaacaACTTCAAATATCAAAGTTTATAACTAAAGCAGATTAAATTGCACGTAAATGACAAACATAATGTTCAACATacaaccaaaaaaatttaaccataagaaaatcagcaacaacaacatcatTCATTTTCCATAATAAGTAACATTTAGGATAAGAAAACATCAATAAAATCATTATCAATAACTCAACAACTCAAAATTAAAACCAGCCACTCATAATTAAACTTAACTCAGcaactcaaaatcaaacaagcaaaaataaattgaagataaagagcttactggcgcgAGGAAGGAAGGGTAGTGATGGTGATGGAGACAGCAAGAGAGAGCTCAAAGCAGGGCCGTGGAGCTTGGCAACGCCACAAGCTCGACCTTCGTGCGATGGCGAGGAGAAGGGGAATGATGAGAACCGCCACAAACGATGAGAACCCAGTATTATTAACAAAAGTATTAACAAATTCTGAAAATTAGCATCTCAGTATTATTACCAAAAGTACAAATtacaaaacaagcaaaaataatTTCAAGCAACAATGCTTACCGGCACAGAAGGAGGAAAGGGAAGTGACGCTACCAGAGGAATGGAAACTGCCGGCGaagacacacacacacacacacatcgagagagagagagagagagagagagagagagagagaaggttgGTGGCTGCTGCCGCTACGTTTGAAGGAGGTTTGGCACTGGAGTTCTCCAATTTGAATTGtcaaagagaaagagaggggtTGAGTGCATTCGTACAGGTATTACTATTgggcaattttttttttggttgctaAACGATGCCATTTTTCGACGGTTCACCAGTTAACTACCGGTTCGAtcgattatcaattttttatcatACAATTTTTGGAATCAACCAAATCGATCAAGTAATCAGTTTTTAGTTAACCCGGTTGAACCGATCAATTCAGTTCGATTTTCAGGTTAAAAGCTATTATTTCGAAATTCACTTGTTTGCATCTTTCTTTACTATATTCTTGGTACCCAACTACCCATTTCACATAAAAGTAGAAATGGACTATGACTGAAACATAGTTAAATCTAAGTTAAGGGCTGAAAGGAAATTTTCTTAAAGAATCATACAAGTAATCTTATAACTTGTACTTGTCTCGTTTATTCTTTGTATATAGCAAGATCTTAAACACTTATCACGATATTGCGAAGGAAAATGTTAATGGTTTAGTAATCGTGagaaataatgaataaaaatcaAAGCGACTAATACCTTTATATTTTGATCATTTGCATGTAAGTCAGCAAGGTCAACTATTTAATCATTTGCAATTTGCCACATGCTTAAAGAATATGGGCTTGGAGTGAGTTGGATACAATGCATGAAGAAAATTTTAACGCTACCCATAAGGccataaaaacaaaagaactaATTGCATATAATTGGGCCTTTCCACAGTCAGGGCCCACATGCTACAATTTATGTTAATACATTACACCTGCTTAACTCGTGtattaatgacaaaaaaaacgTGTGTTGCAccttttatcttttgttttttattttaagttaccatttttatttatgaaaattttggagaaTACTAATAAATCTACTTACCAATAAATAAAACTGTTGAAAAATAGATTTTTGCTAATAAAATTATCTGaaccttaaaaaattatttaaaatttttaagataccCTCTAATATAACCTAACTCTAACTTCTCTTTTTACTTCACACCTCACTTTTCCAATCCCAAATCCCACTATTACTCAAATTCTTTCTCAGTGCCACTCTCATCTCCAACTACCATCATCACTGTCGTCATCACCACCACTGCCATCACCGCCTCCTTTTCTAACACCACTGCCATCACCCCCCCTCCGACAACAGCCTCTGCGCCAGCGTTTCAACTTTGAAGTGCTACTCACGGAGGCCGGAGCTGAGGCTGGAACTGAGAGGTTCAAAGATTCAGCAATACGTCATCATCATagtcttttttaattttcaatttttaatttttgttgcttCATTCTCTAATTCTGCATCTCCAACTTATTATTGAATTGTAGATATATAattgttgaatttgaatgtttCACTTCTGTTGTTGGAATTTAAATGTGTTTGTAATTCTGTTGCTAACAATATGGTTCAGTTCAGAcgttgtttgaatttgaatgtgaaATTCTGAATCTGAATACTcctctttaaaataaattttccaGCAATGATAAATaacttctctctttctctctctatttgGGCTTTCTCTCTCACTTTTCCTCCCTTGTTCGATGGTAGTGgtaaagaaaaagatttgaaaatggTGATGATTGGTAGTGATAGTAGTGGTTGTAGATGAGAGTGgtggtaaaaaaatatttaggtgAAAGTGGTAGTATGGAGTAAAAAGAAAAGTTAGATTATATTATAaggtattttaaaaattttaaataattttttaagatatgGATGATTTTGTTAGTAAAAATCCATCTTTTATGGATAGAAATGatagtttttgtttatttgtgaaaaaatttgTCAGCATCCTAAATTGTCATGACCTAAATTGTCATGAATAGAAATGAtagtttactatttttttttaaaacatataaaatatgcaCAACGCGTATGACATCTCAGTTGCgagaaaaaaaactcaaaaagtaTGTAGAAGATGCAGAAACCTTCAGACGTGGTATAGAAATATGGCAGATTACAAGGTACGAAAATGAACAATGATGTAAAACAGACCATAAGATGGGCAGAAAGGTAAGTGGAATTCAAGATGTGATGGGGTATAACCGTATAACAATCATGAATTCATAATACAGTGCAACATGTCCACTGCGTCATTCTCCAAAAGTTACTTCGTTGATAAGTTACTTCGTTGATTTGTTTTATCATAAACATATCTGATCCTAGTTAACTACAAAAAGGCTTGAATTTGCTTTCATCAAAGTAAGcataagttatttttttgttttatatatatataaggagtCGAATACAGAAGAACAATATGAAATTCTaacagattttatttttgatattagAGTAGCAACGGTGTTCTTTTAAAACGTGGGTTGATGTGAGTGTTATTTTCAAATGTGGAACCATTTAATTAGATAAACaaaaatcggaccgtccgatttgtgagGATATAGAAATTGGACCGAGAGATTTGTAAGAGTATAAAAATCGGACCGAGGAACGTGTGAGAGTACAGAAATTGGACCGAGAGATTTctgttacaaaaaaataaaaaaatttgaaatatataaaTCAGACTCTCCGATTTGTGTATCTTCCACActtttgaaaaacacaaaaaattacaaTGTTAAGGTATAGCACTACTTTTATATACCAATAAAATAGCCAAAATCTAAATATAGATATTATTTAATGTGCGCAAATCCACAATCAAGATAGTGAAAATCAACGAGTGGAACCTTAAATCCGTAAAGCTAGTAAATAAAGAAAGTTGTTCATAACCAGATAATAGCTGATATAATATAAGGATATGAACATTAAAATGACAATGAAAATAAGCATAACTTCACTAGTTCTACTACCTTATATATTCGAGAGCAGGTATAATCACAATCAAATTAACATCTATGTGTACATGTGCGTTGGCTTACATGCTCTAAACACGAAATTTGCACGGGGATATCATGCAAGTCAAGTCTCGCAAAGCGATCATAAAGAACATAGCTACAAGAATAACAGAGAGTACTATATGAACAAATTTGTTTAGTAACcctgaagaagaaaaaaggacgCACCAGAAGATTTATGAGAGCATAAATTTGGTTCTGGTGGCAATCTATCAAATCTATTGCCAGATAAAAGCAAGGACAACAAAGAAGACGACAAACAGAAGGAGCCTCTTCAGGTAATAATCTTGTTGCCCTTGACCAGCATGCAGAGGATATCTATGAGCATGGACACCGTGAAATGAATTAGAGTATCCATAAGGATAACCAGCTGCTCCACCATACATGGACCCATTATGATATCCGTGCAATTGAAAGTTGAACAGGGATGGTATAAAACCACCAAATGCCGCAGACAAGGTGAAATTCCCAAATCTTGCAGTTGCCATTGGTGCAAAGCCTCCCAAGCCACCCATTAGACCAAATCCATGTTGATGAAAATGGTTTGCTTCGGGAGGAGGAGCTGCAGTTTCAGGTCTCTGACCGGTAGGACGATGAGGGATATTAAGACCCGGAATAGTTTTTGATCTCGGGTCAGTTGATGTCTTCCCTCTCCCATACAATGGAACCAGCTTCTCCTCCTCAATGGCGGCCTTGCAGACGGGGCATTCTTGCGATTGCGAGTGGAGGTGCAGCCACTTGTAGAGACATGGCCAGCAGAAGAGGTGGCCACACAAAGTGATAATTGGGTCTTGTGCTAAATCAAAGCATATGTTGCATTCAAAGTTGCCAGCATCATTGTTGTTATTGCTGTTGTTCGAGTACGAAGGGCTTGGGGGAGACTTGCTCGTTGATTCCCCAAACCCACTTGCCATCTGCAGAACCCTAAACCTTCAGATTCCTATGCAGATTTATCTACAATCTATTATTAATTACGTATGAATTTCTCCTACTGTAAACATATCATTATTTGGAATAGTGCTCAAAGATTTTATATCCGATTCATAATTCCTAATTCCATTGTTTTAAAGCAGCAAAATACATTTCAACAACAGAGAGTCAGAGACCATGTAAAAGCTCCATTGAAGGACGGAAAAGAAAGAACCCGTAAAttgcaaaataaattaaattgagaatATAATCGATACATGAATATCCATGAAAAATACAAGGGAATTAGTGTGAACACGTTCAAATTAACAATACCGCAGATCTGGTTTCATCAAAATCACAGAACGAGGGAATTAGGGCTAACAAAAGAGCACAAGGAAACGAAATTgacgaagaaagaaaaggaaatcagaggaatagttgaaaacaaaccTGCAGACACCAAAAGAAGTAAGAGAGGGGAGATATCAGAAACGCGATCGATCCCGCATGTCAAAAgtcaaaaatacaaaa
This sequence is a window from Arachis duranensis cultivar V14167 chromosome 2, aradu.V14167.gnm2.J7QH, whole genome shotgun sequence. Protein-coding genes within it:
- the LOC107460320 gene encoding uncharacterized protein LOC107460320, which translates into the protein MASGFGESTSKSPPSPSYSNNSNNNNDAGNFECNICFDLAQDPIITLCGHLFCWPCLYKWLHLHSQSQECPVCKAAIEEEKLVPLYGRGKTSTDPRSKTIPGLNIPHRPTGQRPETAAPPPEANHFHQHGFGLMGGLGGFAPMATARFGNFTLSAAFGGFIPSLFNFQLHGYHNGSMYGGAAGYPYGYSNSFHGVHAHRYPLHAGQGQQDYYLKRLLLFVVFFVVLAFIWQ